AGGCGACGGAACTCTTGTTGCAAGTAGCCTTCGCCAACAGGCTTAACAGTTGTGCAAACCACTTGATAGCGTCCGTGCGGCTCATAGACCTGCACACTGCCTTGCACAATCACTTCTAACCCATCTTTCATCTCGAAGTTTAGCTGCATTGCCAGCGACCGCCACATTACCGCGCTGATTTGTGAACTAGCATCTTTCAGCGTAAAGTAGAGATGCCCCGACGCATGCTGCTTGAAATTGGAGATTTCACCACGCAGGTGCACCGATGGGAATTTTGTTTCCAAATTTTCTTTGATGAGCAAGGTCAGTTCGGTAACTGAAAGAGGACAGGCGGTGTATTCGTCAATCCTTGCACGGGGTATCATAGGTGTATGCGGTTTAGGGTGTTTCAGGCAGTTCCACGCAGCCTGTAAAGACGACTGAAGCACTGCCAGTGAGATAAACATGCTGTAGCGTTTCGTCAAACTCTACTTCAAGTGTTTCGCCACTTTGCACAAGCAGCGTGATATGCCGATGTGGTGCTTTGCCCAAGCGGTAGCTGATGACCGCCGCAGCAACGCAACCCGTGCCACAAGCTAAGGTTTCATTCTCGACACCTCGCTCAAAGGTGCGAATGCGTAGCACACTGTCCGAGACTGGCTCCACAAAATTCACATTTGTGCCCTCTGGAAAAAGTGCCGCGTTGTGCCGAATCTTTCGCCCAATCTGATTGACTTCGAGAGCTTCAAGCTGGGAAGTATAAATCACCACATGCGGCGAACCCGTGTCAACAAAGAAGCCTTCGTAGCCTTCGACAGAGAGAGCGTCTCTGAAGTTTTGAGGCGGTTGCATTTTGAGCCGCACGCGACTGTCGTCTAAGATAAAAGCATCGTAGCACTTACCATTGGCTTCGAAGGTAAGATGCATTTTCTGGATACCTGAAAGGTATGCAAAGCGAGCGGCACATCGCCCACCATTACCACACATTGAGCCAAGTTTCCCATCGGCATTGTAGTAACGCATCGCAAAATCGTACTGGGAGGAGTGTTCCAGTAAAATGAGACCATCAGCGCCAATACCCGTGCCCCGCTTGCACCATTTAGCAATCTGCGCTTCAGAAAGCTCAAGGTGGAGCGAGCGGTTGTCAATCATAATGAAATCATTGCCTGCGCCCGACATCTTTGTAAAAGAAATTGTGCGTATGCTCACGGTAGAAAAGAGTTTAGCCATTGCAAACCGCATAGCAATATACATCGTGTATTTTGTTTCTGCTGCCTTAGGAGAGAAGGGCATCGTAGCAGACAGTAACCAAGCATTGATACTGCCCGTTGCAGTCTCGACTTAACGACGCATAGAGATGAGGTTCCTATCAGGGCTTGGAGACTGGTGCATTGGTAGAGAGAGAATTTTGACGAGGCAAAAGGTGTTGCAAGATTTTCTCAGTGGCGCCGAGTCTTGAACGCACATGCGCGGCACAACAGTTTCCGGCAGCTTGACGAGCGGCGTCATCCGTGAAGTATTTGTAGAGAGCGTTGTAAAGTTCAGTGCCGTTGTGAACAACTGTGCCGCCGCCAGACGCTGCTAATTCCTGGGCTTCAGGCGATTTTTTGATGCGATAACCATAGACTACAGGCACGCCGTGTGCTGCAGCTTCCAGCACGCTGTGCACATTCTTCCCAAATCCACCACCAACAAATGCCACACTGGCGAGCGCATAAAGCTCTGCCAAATAGCCAATCTCGTCAACGATGAGCACTTTTTCAGCTGAGAAGTCGGCTGGCAATGCAGAGGCTTTTTCAGAAGAAAAACCGTAGCGTTGCAACAGTGCTTGAAGATGTGCAACTGTGGCAGCATCAACCTCGTGTGGCACCAAAATCAAAGAAAGATTCGGCGTGGAGCAGCGGAGGCTTTGCTTTAGACGCGCAAATGCAGGGATAAGTAGCGCTACATCAGCTGGCCAGATGCTCCCAGCAACCAGCACTTTTCGGCTGTGAAAAAATGGCTCAAAGCGTGCAATGCTCTTGCGCGACTGACTACGCTGCCAAACTTGGTCATAGCGAGTGTCGCCAATTGCCTCTACGCTCTGGATACCAAAAGCCGCTTTGAACCGCTGCGTATCTGCAGGGGTTACTGTAAAGATTTTGTCGAAAAGCAAAAAAATTTGCTTGTAGAAACTGCGCACAACTGGACGAAGATATGTACTGCGCTCCGACAGCACGGCATTTACCAAAATAAGCTCAACACCGTGCTCACGTGCCGTAAAGAGGTGGTTGAACCAAAAGTCGTAACGCATCACCAAAAGGAGCGAGGGGCGCAAAAGCTCAATGAAACGAGCAGCGTTGCGTTCTGTGTCTTCGGGCAGGTAACAAACAAGGTCAGCGTCAGGATAATTTTTCCGTGCTTCGTAGCCCGAGACAGAAAGAAACGACACAAACACACGAGCACCAAGTTCGTTGCGTAGTCGCTGGATGAGCGGGCGAGCTTGCTCAAATTCGCCCACCGATGCAGCGTGAATCCACACACGCAGCACATTGCTCTCTGGCATTGAGGCTATGGCGCACTCGAGCTGCTCAAAAAGCTGCTGGCGACCTTTGAGCGTCAGGCGAACCTTAGGCGAAAAGAGTGCAAGCACGCGTACTGTGAGCTGAAAAAGTGGAAAGAACAGCCAATAGAGCACACGCCAGAATTGAAGCATAGATTGTAATTGTGCGCAGGAAAGTTTGTATGTTTGAGCAAGCAAAATTAACACACCGCAAACAAACTCTACGGCAAATGCGGCTTTTCTTTGTGCTCTTTATTCTGTCTGTTGCCTTCATTGGCACCATCTTGTTCTTTCTACGCGGTTATGCCAAACTACCCAAAGCCCTGCCAAATGAACTTGCCTTTCCATCGCCCGATTGGGTAAAAGACGCCGTGATTTATGAAGTCTTTGTGCGCAATTTCTCTGCAGAAGGCACATTCAAAGCCTTAGAAGCAAAGTTGCCTGAACTGCGAGATTTAGGCGTCTCGGTCATCTGGCTGATGCCTATTCACCCAATTGGGGCACTGAGGCGCAAAGGCACGCTCGGCAGCCCCTATTCGGTCAAAGATTACTTTGCAATCGATTCGGCGCTGGGCACCAAAGAGGACTTCAAGGCATTCGTCACAGCAGCTCATCAGCAAGGAATGAAAGTGATTATGGATATGGTGCTCAACCACACTGCCTGGGATAACGACCTGATTAAAACAAAGCCTGAATTTTATCGGCGGAATAAAAACGGTGAAATCGTCTCGCCAAACGATGACTGGACAGATGTAGCAGACTTAAACTTCTCAAATCCTGAGCTGCGCCAATACCTAATGAGTGTGATGCGCTATTGGATTACAGAATACGATGTGGACGGCTTTCGCTGTGACGTGGCTGAGCTAATCCCAACTGAGTTTTGGGCTGAGAGCATCAAGGAACTGCGTCGTATCAAACCTTCGCTGCTGATGCTCTCAGAAGGCACGCTGCCAGAGCACCACACTGCAGGTTTTGACCTCACCTACTCTTGGACGATTTATGATGCAATGACAGACATTCTCAAAGGCAAAAAAACGGCAGAGTGGCTTGGTGAACTCTTAGAGCGGGAAGAAAAAGTTTTCCCAAAAAATTCGCTGAGAATGCGTTTCAACACCAATCACGACAAGAATGCCTACGATGGTGCACCACAGGAACACTTTGGCAGTAAAGCAGCAGCAAAGCTCACAGCAGCCATCGTCTTCACAATTGGCGGGTATGGCTCAATTCGCAGCGTGCCGATGCTCTACAACGGCGACGAGGTGGGCAACACCAAGCGTATCTCCCTCTTTGAGAAAGCGCCTGTCGACTGGAACACTCCTGACGCAGCAGAGTGGCGAGCCTTTTACAAGACATTGATTGCACTGCGTAAGACCGAGCCAGCCCTCACAAGCGGCACAATGACCAAACTGCGCACATCAAACGACGAAGCAGTTTTCGCCTTTGAACGCAAGCATCAAACCAGTCGCCTTGTGGTGGTTGCAAATTTCGGCAAG
The nucleotide sequence above comes from Chloroherpetonaceae bacterium. Encoded proteins:
- the dapF gene encoding diaminopimelate epimerase: MPFSPKAAETKYTMYIAMRFAMAKLFSTVSIRTISFTKMSGAGNDFIMIDNRSLHLELSEAQIAKWCKRGTGIGADGLILLEHSSQYDFAMRYYNADGKLGSMCGNGGRCAARFAYLSGIQKMHLTFEANGKCYDAFILDDSRVRLKMQPPQNFRDALSVEGYEGFFVDTGSPHVVIYTSQLEALEVNQIGRKIRHNAALFPEGTNVNFVEPVSDSVLRIRTFERGVENETLACGTGCVAAAVISYRLGKAPHRHITLLVQSGETLEVEFDETLQHVYLTGSASVVFTGCVELPETP
- a CDS encoding 3-deoxy-D-manno-octulosonic acid transferase, with the translated sequence MLQFWRVLYWLFFPLFQLTVRVLALFSPKVRLTLKGRQQLFEQLECAIASMPESNVLRVWIHAASVGEFEQARPLIQRLRNELGARVFVSFLSVSGYEARKNYPDADLVCYLPEDTERNAARFIELLRPSLLLVMRYDFWFNHLFTAREHGVELILVNAVLSERSTYLRPVVRSFYKQIFLLFDKIFTVTPADTQRFKAAFGIQSVEAIGDTRYDQVWQRSQSRKSIARFEPFFHSRKVLVAGSIWPADVALLIPAFARLKQSLRCSTPNLSLILVPHEVDAATVAHLQALLQRYGFSSEKASALPADFSAEKVLIVDEIGYLAELYALASVAFVGGGFGKNVHSVLEAAAHGVPVVYGYRIKKSPEAQELAASGGGTVVHNGTELYNALYKYFTDDAARQAAGNCCAAHVRSRLGATEKILQHLLPRQNSLSTNAPVSKP
- a CDS encoding alpha-amylase family glycosyl hydrolase: MRLFFVLFILSVAFIGTILFFLRGYAKLPKALPNELAFPSPDWVKDAVIYEVFVRNFSAEGTFKALEAKLPELRDLGVSVIWLMPIHPIGALRRKGTLGSPYSVKDYFAIDSALGTKEDFKAFVTAAHQQGMKVIMDMVLNHTAWDNDLIKTKPEFYRRNKNGEIVSPNDDWTDVADLNFSNPELRQYLMSVMRYWITEYDVDGFRCDVAELIPTEFWAESIKELRRIKPSLLMLSEGTLPEHHTAGFDLTYSWTIYDAMTDILKGKKTAEWLGELLEREEKVFPKNSLRMRFNTNHDKNAYDGAPQEHFGSKAAAKLTAAIVFTIGGYGSIRSVPMLYNGDEVGNTKRISLFEKAPVDWNTPDAAEWRAFYKTLIALRKTEPALTSGTMTKLRTSNDEAVFAFERKHQTSRLVVVANFGKSAFNGFVKMEPNQTLIDVFDAERTLQTKDGNLRLTLEPVSFRIWKVKG